The genomic DNA TAGGTTATCGCTGGCAAGTCGTCTGGTTGCTTTTTCCAAGTCCGGGTGGTTTTTCAGGGGTGCCCTATCGTTATCGGGCGCTGGTTTCGGATCGGGGAAAGGTGATCCTGCCTGATCTTTATATTTACGACGCCTACAGCTTGTCGGATTGGAGAGAAAGGCTGTGTTCTAATCTCCAGTTGAACGTGAAACCTGAAGCAGAGCAGAAGAAATTGTCTCAGCAGCAGATTGAGAGACGGGGGCGAAAGACGCTGGAGAAGTTTCTGAGGAAAGTGAAAGTCGCCCCCGGAAAGAAACCGGTAGAGTTTGAGTTTCTGAATTGTCGATCCCTCGACTTGCCGCTGAGCGTGGGAGTGGATGGAGAACTGCAGTACCTGAAAGTCTGGGGGGTTAATTTCAAGGAGGTGCGTGAAGCGGATGCGGATCAGACCGAGGAAATGTTTACGGTCTGGGTGTCCGAATATGGAGCCGTCTCCGAGTTGAAGCTCTTTTCCCGGGAATGGTAGCGCCTGTTAGCTTCGGCATAGATCGGAGGCGAACCTGTGAGGCTTGCTGGCTGTCTTGTCGATGTCGTGTTTTTGTGTGAGAACTTAGCTAGGGATACAGCTTGATGCCTGTCTGGGATGCGGATCAGTATTTAAAATATCAGCGTGAACGGACGCAGCCTGCCATCGATCTGGCAGCACGGGTACAGCTGGAATCGCCTGAGCAGATTGTGGATATAGGCTGTGGTCCTGGGAACAGTACCGCGGTTCTGGCACAGCGTTTTCCCGGGGCAAAGCTGAGTGGTCTGGACAGCTCTGCAGAAATGCTGGAGACTGCGCGGGAGGCTCTGCCTGACGTACACTGGTTCCAGACTGATATCACCACGTGGCAACCGGATGAGGCATTTGATCTGTTGTTTTCCAATGCCGTTCTGCAGTGGGTGCCGGACCATGAAACGATCTTTCCCCGGCTGATGAGTTTTCTCAAATCCGGTGGGGCGCTGGCGGTGCAACTGCCCGCGCATTACGCATCTCCCCTGCACCGCTGTGTGGTTGAGCTTTCCCAGCTACCGGACTGGCATGATGTAACCGCTGCTGCCCGACAGGCGCTGGGCTGTGAATCGCGGTCATTCTATTACGATCTGCTGGCTCCGTTGAGTTCCCAGCTGGAACTCTGGGAGACTGAATATGTCCATGTGATGGAGAGTGTCGAGGCCATCCTGGAGTGGTTCCGGGGAACGGGACTGCGACCCTATCTGGAAGCGTTGCCCGATGCTGCCACCCGTGACCGGTTCGAGGCGGAACTGCTGAAGCGTTTTGCGAATGCTTATCCCCTGCAACAGAACGGAAACGTGTTGTTTCCGTTTCGCAGGTTTTTTCTGGTGGCGTATCGATAAATGAGATACATCACTGTTTGAATGTTTTTTAATTTCTCTCTGGGGACCTGATGTGGTGAACGTGATGTCGTATTGTGTGTTGCTGGGGTTGCTCTGCCTGTGGGCTACGGGCAGCCGGTGTCTGTCGAGGCTGGGGTTAAAAACCGGCTCCTGTTGTCTGACGGCAATTGTGTTCGGTTGTTTCGGGCTGAGTTACCTGGTGGGCCTGTTCTACAATTTCGGGCTGTATAATTCAGGTCATTTTTCGACGGCGATTCTGCTGAGCTATCTGCTGGTAGCCCTGGTCGTCAGCCTGTTTTTGATTCCCCTTTCCTTCGTGGCTGCTCTCTATACACCCTCAGCCAGTCTGCGGATTCTTGAGCGTTTTAAACAGGTATGAGCACTGGTATGGACTGGACTTGAACAAGCTGCGCCGATTCATACCATTCCTGTCCGATTGATCTACTTCAGATAGGTAATGTATCAGACTCCTGCTGGAACTTAAGGAAATGTCTTCGATCTTCAGTGCAGAAATTAACCGGGATGGATTCCAGATCTGCCGAGAACCGCTTCCCCAGGACACGTTGGCGCAGTTCGAAGCTGTAATTGATTCCGCCAGGGAAGACAGTTATCGACAACGACGCAGCGGTACACGTTATGCGATTCGCAATGCCCATCTGGTTTTACCCGGACTGCGATCGTTGCTTGAAGAGGGAGTGCTCAAGGAACTGGCGGCTGACGTGTTGCAGGAGCCAGTCAGCCTGGTGAGTGCGACACTGTTTGATAAGCGTCCCGGTGCGAACTGGTTCGTGCCGCCGCATCAGGATCTGCAGGTTCCGATTCAGGGACGCATCGAGGATGAGGACTGGACGAACTGGTCTGTCAAAGCGGAGCAGCAATACGTCGAACCGCCATTGAACGTCTTTCAACAGATGCTGGCAGTGCGAGTTCACCTTGATGAGTGCCCCGGTGAAAACGGGGCGCTGGAGGTGGTTCCGCGGAGTCATCGCAGGCGGCTCACTGAGGATGAAGTTGCTTTGATCCCCGAACAGGAGTTCCAACTCTGCCCGGTCGATGCCGGTGAAGTGTTGTTGATGAACCCTCTGCTGGTGCATCGTTCGCGTAGTTGCCAGTTACCACGGCGGCGACGAGTGCTGCATGTGGTTTATTCCAGTTCCGAACTGCCGGAAGGGATGGGTTGGACATAATTGAATGATATTCTCAGGTTGTTACCACATCTTCCACTTCCAGTGTGACCCGCGTCGATTTGAAGCCGGGAGTTTTTGACAAGGGATCGACGGTGTGTGGTACCAGGACGTTGGCTTCGGGATAATACATCAGGGCGCTGCCTGCGCGGATGTCGAATTCGCGGACAAGGATATACGGCATCTCCCCTGCCTCGCTTTTGACTTTCACGCGTTGATCGGGTTTGAGGCCGAGACGGTCGATGTCGGCCCGGTTCATCAGGATGACGTCACGGCGTTCCTGTCCGCGGTAGATGTCTTCCTCGTCGTAGACGACGCTGTTGAACTGGCCTTCGGAACGAATGGTGATCAGCCGCAGTTCATTTTCTGCAACGGAGAGATCGGGCAGCGGGAGGGCGTGGAATTTCGCTTTGCCGCTCTCGGTGGGGAAGTTGTATTCTTCGACGGCGCGGCCGGTGACGTGGAATTCTCTGTGAGTCTGGAGTGTTTCTTTCATGTTTTCGTAGCCGGGGATCAGGTCGGCGATCAGTTCCTGGATGGCGCTGTGGCTCTCCAGTTTTTTCCAGTCGATGCGGTCATCGCCGGCGAACAGTTTCTGGCCGATGGCCGCCAGGATCGAGACTTCGCTGCGAGGGCCGGTGAACCGGGATTTGCCGCCGTCACTCATGCGGACGTAGCTGAACATGGACTCCTGAGTCGTGGGCTCGGGTTCTTCGTCGCGGGGAAGTACGGGCAGGATCAGGGTTTCTTCGCCGGTTCCCCAGACATGACCGGTATTCAGCGTAGTCGAAAGGTAGAGCACAGTTTTGATGCGGCTCATGGCTTCAAGTGCGTATTTGGTATCAGGGTTACTGCCGAAGAGGTTGCCTCCGAGACAGAACGCGAAGTCGATCTCGCCGCGATGGGAGGCTTCCATGCAGGCCATTGTGTCGTAACCGGGCGTGGTGGGAACTTTGATGCCGAGCTGTTTCTCGAAGCGTTCGAGCATCGCCTGTTTCATTCCGGGAACGACGCCCACCGAACCGAGGCCCTGCACATTGCTATGGCCGCGGATGGGCATCAGTCCCGCTTTACGGCGGCCGACCATGCCACGGAGCAACGAGAAGTTGACGATCGACTGCACACTGTTGGTACCATGAAGATGATGCGTGATTCCCATGCACCAGCCGATGACGACGTTTTTCGCGGAGAGATACTGGTCTGCGATGTTCCGAATGGTTTCTCTGTCGACGCCGCTCTGGGCGATGATGTCGTCCCAGCTGGTTTCTGTGACCTGTTGTTTGAAAGCGTCATAGTTTTCGGTGTGTGCGTCGATAAATGCCTGGTCGTGTGCGTTGCGTTCCAGGACTTCTTTCGAGAGGCCGATCAGCAGGGCCATGTCACCGCCGACGTGTGGTTGTACGTAGGTGGATGCGATGCTGGAGCCAAAGAGCAGACTGCGGACGTCACTGGGAACCTTGAAATTAACGAGCCCCAGTTCCTTGACCGGATTGACGACGATGACTTTGCCGCCCCGTCTGCGGATTTCCATGAAGGCCTTCATCAGGCGAGGATGATTCGATGAAGGGTTTGCGCCGATCAGGATGTAGAGGTCGGTGTGATCCAGATCTTCCAGACGGAGTGTGCCGGCTCCGGTGCCAATACTCGAACCCAGGCCGACGCCACTGGCCTGATGACAGTAAAAGGAGCAGTTATTCACGAAGTTGGTGCCCATAAGACGGGACATCAACTGGAAGAGGAAGCCGGCTTCGTTGGAGGAGCGGCCGCTGGCATAGTAGAAGGTTCGCTCGGGGCCTGCGGCTTTGAGACGCTCGACGACCAGGTCGAAGGCTTCGTCCCAGGAAATCGGCTTGTAATGTTTTTCGCCGGGCGAGAGCAGCAGTGGCTGGGTGAGACGGCCACTGTATTCGAGCTTGCGAGAGGACATCGAGCGGAGCTGGTCGATGTTGTTTTTCGCGAAGAAGTCATTAGCGACAGCGGGCTGCATGTCGGCGGCCATTGCCTGGAAGGATTTTTTGCAGACCTCGGGGAACAGACCGGCTTCGTTGACCATGCCCCCTTTCTGTCCCCCCATGCCAACCGCGCAGGTCTTACAGGCATTGCGGGTCCGCATGGATTTCCAGAGCTTCCACCAGCCGACCTTGTTTGCCAGTGTCAGACTGTATTTGATCGCCTTCCAACCGCCGCCGCTTCGTGGAGCTTTCACTTTGATGCCTTCCTATGTTGTTCCTCAGGAGCACACTGCAGCCAACCAGATGAATTTCGGATAAAGGTAAACGGGAATCTTTTACCAAAATCTGAAACCATTGTGAGTTACGTCGAGTATATCCAAAGGAAAGAGAGCAATCAATCTGGCCGGGCTCTATTCTGTACAGTGGGGGTTGCGGGGGTTTCCGGGCGGTTGATAGAATGAACGCACCCGTCGTTACCAGTTCTGGAGGAAGGATCGCTTATGTTTCGTTTTAGTATCACATTCCTGTGTGCGCTCACATTGCTGGGCACCAGTTCCCTGCTCGCTGAAGCTAAAACCAAATCGTCGCAGGATGCCTCCCACACGTTTCGGCTGCCAACCGCTCAGGGAAAAGTGGTCGAGTTAACGGCAGAGCCAGAGACGAAAGCGACGGTGGTCTGCTTTCTGGGGGCGGAATGTCCGCTGGCCCGGCTGTATGGTCCCAAGCTGAATGAAATGCAGGCTGCTTACGCGGCGCAGGGTGTCCAGTTCATCGGCGTGAACAGCAATCAGCAGGACTCCCTGGAAGATGTCAAACAGTACGTCAAGCGGTACGAGATCTCGTTCCCGATGGCGAAGGACTATAACAACGAAGTCGCCGACCGATTTCAAGCGGTGCGCACACCTGAAGTTTTTGTACTGGATCAGCAGCTGGCCGTCCGGTATCGTGGGCGGATCGATAACCAGTACCTGCCAGGCATCTCACGAGCTGAGACGACCACACATGATCTGAAGAACGCACTGGATCAACTGCTGGCAGGCAAGCCGATTGAAGTGTCCGAGACCAAACCGAATGGCTGTTTTATTGGCCGAGTGAAGCAGAATGAAGTGACCACCAAACTGACTTTCTGCAAGGAAGTCGCGGGGGTATTGCATCGTCATTGTGTGGAATGCCATCGCACAGGGGAAATCGCACCATTCAGTCTGACGGATTACGATGAAGTTCGTGGCTGGGCGGATACGATGCTGGAGACTATTGAAGATGGTCGAATGCCCCCCTGGCACGCCAGTCCGAAATACGGTCATTACGCGAATGCACGGTTCATGCCCGAAAAAGACAAGGAAATTCTACGGGAATGGGTGACCGGGGGCATGCCCTATGGTGATATCAAGGATTTGCCGGAACTGCCCAAGTTCCGCGAAGGCTGGCACCTGCCCCGAGTGCCGGATGTCGTTTATGAAATGCGGAAGCGACCCTTTGTTGTTCCGAAAGAGGGTGTCGTGGAATATCAGTATTTCGTCGTCGATCCCGGGTTCAAAGAGGATAAGTGGATCACCGGAGCACAGGTCCTGCCGGGTAACCGGTCGGTCGTGCATCATGCGATTGTTTTCATTCGTCCTCCTGATGGCGCTGACTTCCGTGGGATCGGCTGGTTGACGGCTTATGTACCGGGACAGCGGATCAACATGCTGCCTCCCGGTCGGGCTCGCAAGGTTCCCGCCGGCTCGAAACTGGTATTTCAGATGCATTACACGCCGACGGGATCGGTGGCAGAAGACATTTCGAAAGTCGGTTTGATTTTCGGCAAAGATGAGGAGATATCCCACGAAGTCTTTACGCTGATTGGTATTGATCAGGAATTCGAAATTCCGCCGCACGCCAGTGATTTCCCGGTCTCGGCGAAGGTTCGTCGCATACCACCACATGCCGAACTGCTGGCGATTGCCCCGCACATGCATCTGCGCGGGAAATCGTTCCGCCTGTTTACAAAGCAGGATAAGAAGAAAGAGATTCTGCTCGATGTGCCCAATTACGATTTCAACTGGCAGCACATCTATGAACTGAGCAAGCCCATGTCGCTGGATACGGTCGACGGTCTTGAGTTCACGGTGAAATTCGATAATTCGAAAGACAATCCGTTCAACCCGGATCCCAATGAATATGTAACCTGGGGCGATCAGACCTGGGAAGAGATGGCGATTGCTTTCTTTGAAGTGGCTGAACCCCGGAAACAGAAGTCTCAGGATACGAAACCCAAGCCAGAGAAAAAACTGACTAAAGCGGAAGCGGAGAAACAGCGGGAGGCGGAGTTGAAAAAAGAGCTCGATAAACGTGCCGCTGCTTTTTTCAAACGGTTCGACAAGAATGGCGATGGACGCGTTGATGTGGAAGAAGTCCCGCTGGCAACACAGCGCTACGGGCGCATCCGGGATGATAATGGTGACGGTGTGATTCAGAGAGAGGAACTCAGATTGCAGGTTCGCTAATACCTGAAGCTGGTTGAGATTCAGCGCCTGGCAATCTTCAACCTGATCTCTTTAATATTCTACCACTGAGAGAAAGTGAATCGCGCGTGTCTCGTACGTTCAATCGCTGTTCGGTCTGGATGGTTGACCATCCCCTGCTGGTAACTCTGTTCATTCTACTGCTGAGTGGAATCGCACTGCTGGGGTACACCATGCCCGAGGAGGTTCGCGACTGGTTCACAGCAAAACCCGAACCGGTTCCCCAGATAGAACAGCAGAAAGCGGATAAGCCGCGGAAAGTTCGGGAGTCGCCGCCCGATGTCGACCCGATCAGCCTGACCGACGCTGATACGATCCTGGTGATTGATTCCGATCAGTTCTTCACCGCCGACGGCATCAAGGCCCTGCGGGAGATCGTTGCCGAGATCGAATCGCTGGATTACGTCGAAAGTGTTTTCTGGCTGGAGGATATTCCCAACCTGAATATCTTCGGCCTGCGGGAACCAATCCTCCCGAATGAGCGGGCCTCCCAGAAACGGCTCGATGACGCTAAGGAAAAAGCGATTAAACATCCGCTGGTAGGCGGCCAGCTGTTATCAGTAGATGCGCAGACCATTCTGCTGATGGTCAAATTCAATTGGATGTATGTGACGGACGACGATGCCTGTACGACCGGATTGAAAGAAGTCGCGAAAAAAGTCGTTGCTGAATATCCGGATGTGAAGTTTTCCTTCACGACCACCGGCCGTGTACCCATCTATCTGACCGCGGTGCGCACGCATAATGCGAACAAGGTCAAGTACCAGGTGATCGGCTATGGGATGATTCTGCTGATGGCCATCATTCTGTTCCGGGGGATCACGGCGGTGATTATCGTGGCCCTGGCACCGATGTTCGGCGTGTTTCTGACGATGGGAATTATCCAGTTCTTCGATTTCCAGGACAACCCGTTTAACGACGTGGTACTGCCGGTTTTGTTGAGTCTGGTGGGGTTAACCGACGGCGTGCATCTGATGGTGCAGATCCGCCGCCATCGGGCTTCTGGTCTGTCGGGAAGGGATGCTGCCCGGCGTGGAATTCAGGAAGTGGGGCTGGCCT from Gimesia sp. includes the following:
- the tam gene encoding trans-aconitate 2-methyltransferase is translated as MPVWDADQYLKYQRERTQPAIDLAARVQLESPEQIVDIGCGPGNSTAVLAQRFPGAKLSGLDSSAEMLETAREALPDVHWFQTDITTWQPDEAFDLLFSNAVLQWVPDHETIFPRLMSFLKSGGALAVQLPAHYASPLHRCVVELSQLPDWHDVTAAARQALGCESRSFYYDLLAPLSSQLELWETEYVHVMESVEAILEWFRGTGLRPYLEALPDAATRDRFEAELLKRFANAYPLQQNGNVLFPFRRFFLVAYR
- a CDS encoding phytanoyl-CoA dioxygenase family protein, with translation MSSIFSAEINRDGFQICREPLPQDTLAQFEAVIDSAREDSYRQRRSGTRYAIRNAHLVLPGLRSLLEEGVLKELAADVLQEPVSLVSATLFDKRPGANWFVPPHQDLQVPIQGRIEDEDWTNWSVKAEQQYVEPPLNVFQQMLAVRVHLDECPGENGALEVVPRSHRRRLTEDEVALIPEQEFQLCPVDAGEVLLMNPLLVHRSRSCQLPRRRRVLHVVYSSSELPEGMGWT
- a CDS encoding FdhF/YdeP family oxidoreductase, yielding MKAPRSGGGWKAIKYSLTLANKVGWWKLWKSMRTRNACKTCAVGMGGQKGGMVNEAGLFPEVCKKSFQAMAADMQPAVANDFFAKNNIDQLRSMSSRKLEYSGRLTQPLLLSPGEKHYKPISWDEAFDLVVERLKAAGPERTFYYASGRSSNEAGFLFQLMSRLMGTNFVNNCSFYCHQASGVGLGSSIGTGAGTLRLEDLDHTDLYILIGANPSSNHPRLMKAFMEIRRRGGKVIVVNPVKELGLVNFKVPSDVRSLLFGSSIASTYVQPHVGGDMALLIGLSKEVLERNAHDQAFIDAHTENYDAFKQQVTETSWDDIIAQSGVDRETIRNIADQYLSAKNVVIGWCMGITHHLHGTNSVQSIVNFSLLRGMVGRRKAGLMPIRGHSNVQGLGSVGVVPGMKQAMLERFEKQLGIKVPTTPGYDTMACMEASHRGEIDFAFCLGGNLFGSNPDTKYALEAMSRIKTVLYLSTTLNTGHVWGTGEETLILPVLPRDEEPEPTTQESMFSYVRMSDGGKSRFTGPRSEVSILAAIGQKLFAGDDRIDWKKLESHSAIQELIADLIPGYENMKETLQTHREFHVTGRAVEEYNFPTESGKAKFHALPLPDLSVAENELRLITIRSEGQFNSVVYDEEDIYRGQERRDVILMNRADIDRLGLKPDQRVKVKSEAGEMPYILVREFDIRAGSALMYYPEANVLVPHTVDPLSKTPGFKSTRVTLEVEDVVTT
- a CDS encoding redoxin domain-containing protein, which translates into the protein MFRFSITFLCALTLLGTSSLLAEAKTKSSQDASHTFRLPTAQGKVVELTAEPETKATVVCFLGAECPLARLYGPKLNEMQAAYAAQGVQFIGVNSNQQDSLEDVKQYVKRYEISFPMAKDYNNEVADRFQAVRTPEVFVLDQQLAVRYRGRIDNQYLPGISRAETTTHDLKNALDQLLAGKPIEVSETKPNGCFIGRVKQNEVTTKLTFCKEVAGVLHRHCVECHRTGEIAPFSLTDYDEVRGWADTMLETIEDGRMPPWHASPKYGHYANARFMPEKDKEILREWVTGGMPYGDIKDLPELPKFREGWHLPRVPDVVYEMRKRPFVVPKEGVVEYQYFVVDPGFKEDKWITGAQVLPGNRSVVHHAIVFIRPPDGADFRGIGWLTAYVPGQRINMLPPGRARKVPAGSKLVFQMHYTPTGSVAEDISKVGLIFGKDEEISHEVFTLIGIDQEFEIPPHASDFPVSAKVRRIPPHAELLAIAPHMHLRGKSFRLFTKQDKKKEILLDVPNYDFNWQHIYELSKPMSLDTVDGLEFTVKFDNSKDNPFNPDPNEYVTWGDQTWEEMAIAFFEVAEPRKQKSQDTKPKPEKKLTKAEAEKQREAELKKELDKRAAAFFKRFDKNGDGRVDVEEVPLATQRYGRIRDDNGDGVIQREELRLQVR